Genomic DNA from Turicibacter faecis:
ACTTATGTTTTCTTGATAAACGTATGACGACATTTTGGACAGGTAATCTCGATTTTTCCCTTTTTTCGTGGAACTCGTAATTGTTGTCCACATTCTTTACATTTAAAATATTTATACTGTCTTCGGGCCTTTAGGTGTCGATATTTATTCATCATCTTTGTTTGAATAGGATACCAATATTTTAAAAATAAAATATTTTCTTGATGTCGCTTCAACTTATTCTTTGAAAAAGCTCGATAGTAACACAACACTAATGGGATAAGTGACAGAAAGCGAACCATCGACCATCTAAACACCATTCCTATCAGTACTAAAACAATGGATAAAATTAATAGCGCGAGTGACAGGTGATCGACACCTGTTCGATCTTCCATAAACTTTTTAAACCGATCCAAAGCAATCCCTCCTTAATGGCTGACTTGTTTTATATTATACTTCATCTTCGCCTAAAGTTCCAAATCTGTCTTCAAAAGACATCCCCGCCTTTCTCCGGTTGCTACAATCCGTCTACGGATTCAAAGGACAGGTTGCTGCTCGCAAACAAAGGACATTCCTCTAGTTAAACATAAAAAAACGATGGGGAGGCATCCCACAGCGACATCAATTGATTGGAAAACAGTTGATTAAAAATCTCAAAAAAAGAGGATGCCGGTTGGCAACTAAATAAAGCCGTCATATCTCCTAGGTAGGCGACATATACAAAAAGAGAACCTCTATTTTCGGAGATGACCGTTTTTATCCGATTTTTGACCCTTGTAATCAACCATCTTTTATTTACGAGTGTCTCAGGTTTTGCTATAATAAATTCCATTATATAACTAATTGTTTAAGAAGGAGAGACGTACGAGTGAAAAAAGTTTTAAGAATTCTTTTAGGACCGATTGGATTCACGGGACTTTTAATTGCCCTACAAGCCCTTACTTTAATTGTTGTCATTGCCTGGTTCCAACAATATTTTGTTTACTTTTATGCCTTTTGTATCATTCTTAGTAGTATTGTCGTGATGACCATTGTGAATAACCGACTAAATCCTGCTTATAAGATTGCCTGGATTATCCCTATCATGGCCTTACCCATTTTCGGGGGACTCTTCTATTTACTATTTGGTAGTGAACATTTAAGAAAACAATTTTTAAGCGAAATGCAGCCCATCCTTAAAAAGATGAACTGGCATTTACAACAAGATGAACAAGTCTTTAAAACACTTGAACAAACCGACCTGCGGGCAGCCAATCAGTCAGCCTATATGAGCAACTACGCGATGTGCCCTGTTTATCAACAAACAACGAGTGAATACTTAAGCATTGGGGAAGAAAAATTTGAACGTTTAATAAAAGAGCTGAAGGAGGCTAAACACTACATCTTCCTTGAATACTTCATTATTGAAGAAGGCGTGATGTGGAATACCATCCTCGATATTTTAAAAGAGAAAGCGGCTGCAGGCGTCGATGTCCGCGTCATTTATGATGGATTTGGATGCTTATTTACGCTCCCAACCGACTATCCACAACAACTTGAAAAAATGGGAATTAAGTGCTGTATCTTTAATCCTTTTGTTCCCCTCCTAACCATTCGCATGAATAATCGGGATCACCGTAAAATATGTGTCATTGATGGCCATACAGCCTTTACCGGAGGAATTAATTTAGCCGATGAATATATAAATGCCATCGATAAACACGGTCACTGGAAAGATAACGCCATTGTGATAAAAGGAGATGCTGTTTGGAGCTTTACTATTATGTTTTTAACCATGTGGGGATACATTCGTAAAGTCAATGAAGACTTTGAAAACTTTAAACCCCATCTTTATCATCCCGCTCCCTTTCAAACGGATGGCTTCGTTCAACCGTATACCGATTCTCCACTTGACCGCGAAACCGTTGGTGCCAATGTTTATCTCAACCTGATTAACAATGCAAAATCTTATGTCTACATCGCCACCCCCTATTTAATTTTAGACCATGAAATGACGATGGCTCTATCTCAAGCAGCGAAACGAAATGTCGATGTAAAAATTATAACGCCTCATCACGGAGATAAGTGGTATGTCCATAGTGTAACACGTGCGAACTATTCCGAACTCATTGATAATGGCGTTAAAATTTACGAATATGAGCCGGGGTTCATCCATGCGAAAAATTTCATTGTTGACGATGAATACGCCGTTATTGGGACGATTAATTTAGACTATCGCAGTCTATATCTTCACTACGAATGTGCCACATGGTTATATAAGACAACGAGTGTTTTAGACATCCGTGACGATTATTTAAAGACGCTCGCTGTTTCTATCCCTGTTAGCGCAAGAGGTTTAGAAAAGATGCCGTGGTATATTAAAATTATTTATGCCTTTTTAAGAATTTTTGCCCCACTGATGTAAAGAAGAGCCCTAGGGCTCTTTTTTTATTAGTTATCATGGGAACCTTACTCAAACATTGCCCCACCTGCTTTTGATGCTCTTGCTAGAGGTATTTTAAAATTTGGGCGTATTCCTTTTTTAACTGTTCGTCATTGATTCGACGATTCGCTGGACTCGTTGAAGGAAGGCCGATTGCCTCTATGTGTGTCTGCCCATAGCAATACTTTTGATATAAATCAGTCGCCTTCTTCCCGGTTGTAAAGATGGTTTTGATCTCCGTTTTATCAAGCAGTTTCGTCAAATCATTGGGAACTGGGCGCTTAATACTCGCGTCTTCCGCACCTTCAATTTCACACTCCGCTAGCACATCCCAAAGCGCGAGATGATGACGGTGTAAAAAATCAATTTTTTGTTCAGTTGTCGTTAATGGATCTTCCTCAAACAACGCGGCCAACACTTTCCAAAAGCGATTTTGAGGGTGACCATAATAAAAGCCTACCTCTCTCGATTTAGGCGATGGCATTGTTCCTAAAATAAGAACCTTTGAATGACGATCATAAATGGGGCTTAACGTATGCTTCACAAGCGCCATCTTTTTTCCTCCTTTTCCTCATGTTTTTCTTCATATTATTCCTCAGTTCTTCGTGTTTTATAAGCTAGAATCTTCACCCCAAATGTCCCTACTCGCTCTTATGGGAAAAATCTTTTGCCACATCCTTAACGCTTTCGAATCTTAAAAAAGACCCTTATTAACATGAGGCAACAAATCCAAACGGTCCATGTTTTTAAAAAGGGAATAAGGATCGCCCCCATAAATGCTCCGAAACAAAAGGAGGAAATAATGAGCAAATAATTATGCCCCTTAGCTTTTTCAGTCTCGTTCTTAAATAAATAATAGTCCATCCAAGATTGAGCTGCTGATCGTAAGTTTCCCGTACAAAACGTCGTTGCATAAGCTGCCCCTTGAATTTTTCTAAAAGTGCTAACCTGCATCGAACAAATAAAAGAAATCACAAGGTTAACCATTAACGAAGGAGCTGTTAAGGGATAAAAACCAATGAAAAAAAGTAGCACTATTTCTACCCCAATTACCGCCTCGTGCCACCGCTTTTGTAACTTCAAAACCTCTGTGACCGCCGCCCCTATAAAAAATGATAAAATCGGAACCAAGTAATAAAAAACTTGCCCCCATTCTTGATGGGCTAAACTTAATGTTAATAATACCATATTTCCTGTTTGTGCATTCGCAAAAACGCCCCCGTGTAAGAGATAGGTATAACTTTCTAAAAAGCCGCCGACTAACGCTAGCAGTACCCCCACTTCGCGTGATTCCCACACGATGACTTGATCCTCACTCATCACTAAATCGCCTCCCCTCTTTATCACTTTATGTCATTTTCCTGAAGATGAGGATAAAAAGGAGCCATTCTTTTTTCTTAACTTTGGTGAAACCTATAAAAAAAATAATGAGGCTAATCCTCATTATTTTTTTTGTTTATCTTGCACTTGCAAACGCTTCGTATAAAAATGGAACGAAATCAATAAAGCAATAACTACAAGGGGGACTAATAGGACAAATAAAACGCTCCGTTGATCGAAGAAAATTCTAAAATAAGCATAAGCTTCTAATAATAAAAATAAGGTAACCGATAAAACAATGAGATGATAACCTATTATCTTTAATAACTGCTGTTGATTTTGATAGCTAGGAGCAACTAACGTTGCCCCTTTCCTCGTTAAAAAAAAGGATTCCTATTACTAATAACGGAAGAAATCTAATCCCATTCTCCAATGTAACTTCCATCCAGTCACTCATATTATCCCCTCCATTTTTTCTATATTTTACCGCAAGACACCTGATGAATCAATCATTTAAACATAAAGAGTACACTTAGCTATCTCCCCTCTCTCCTGCTCGACTTCTCAACGATGCATTTCCCTCGTTGAAAAAGCTATTCTTCCCTTTCATCAGCCTGCTTTCTTTAAAGAATATGAAGCGGTACTCATATCTGATTGCCCCTTTTGAATACAATGTACTAAGCCAAACTTAAAAGGGGGATTTTATGACATCGACGCTTGTTATTTATACAACTAAATATGGAACAACTGAAACATATGCTAAACAAATCGCGACAGTGTTGAAAGCTGATTTAAAAGAAATAGCGAATGTGGAAGCACATGATTTAATCTTTTACGATACTGTTATTTTCGGGGCGCCTCTTTATCTTGGAAAACCGTATCATTATGAAAAGGTATTGGATGTGATTCGCCTTTACCCACCTCACCTCTTTCTTACCTTTTTAGTGGGCGCAAGCCACCCAACAGAGGAAGAATTAAAGCTCATCAAACATTTGCTTCCGGTTCAAGACGATCACTTATTCTACTTCCCCGGACGTCTTGATTACCAGACACTCACGCTAAAAGATAAATTTCTTATGCAAGGATTAAAACTATGGATTAAAGGGCACGCTAAAAAAACAGCGGATGAAGAAGGCATTTTGGAAAGTTTTAAACATCCGGTTGATTTAAGCCAAGAAAGTTATACGCAACCACTCATTAACTTTGTGAATGAAAATGCCTTAAACTAGGCCCTACTCGTTATGCTATAATGGAATAAACGGAGGGGGATTTCATGAAAAAAGTTTATACCTATCTATTGATTGGTTGTCTATTTACAACACTTGATCTTTCCATTGGCGGACTTCACTTGCTTCCCGATAGCATCGGCTATCTACTCATCGTCATCGGTGCCTATCTCGGGGAAAAGCACCAACGCATTCAAGAAATGGTCCAAGCTAAATACTTAGGGATAGCCCTTATTGTTTACAGTCTAATTTATCCATTTCTTCAGGAGGCGGCGGGAAATGAGACGTTGTGGCCGTTAGTAAGCCTATCGCTGACTGCCCAACTGGCGACTCTTTATCTTTTCTATTCACTGATCAAGGCAGAATATATTTGGCATCCACAAACGCAAACACGCCTGTTTATCACGAATTATTTAACCCTCGGGATTATCCAATTCGTTGCCACCTGCCTTAGCTATTTCGTTCCTGTATTAGGAATTTTATCAGGAGCATTAGCCCTGATTATCGCCATTTACCTCATTTATATTTTCTATACGTTGCGGGAACAACAATCAACACCTGAATAAAGGGGAGCGAATTCGCTCCCCTTTTACTTCTATCACAAACGTCCCCTCTAAATCTTAAATAAAGAAAGATTAGAACTCTCGTTTCCTAGGTCTCCTGTCTACTCTTATCAAACACTAAAACAAAGATCATTCGATTATCCCATCTCCCCTGAATCTAACTTCAGTTTCATGCCTATGCCCTGAGATTCATTTGAAGAACTCATATTGGATGACTAAAGGGACTCCTTCATCTTTTTAACCTTTATTCTTTTATAACGCCTGTGCGCGCTCAATGGCGCGTTGCCTAAACGTCTGCATTTCTTTAGCTAACGATTCCTTAACGTGTTTTTGATTGAAAATGGATTGCTTATTCTTTAAAACTTGGCGCCCATTAATCCAAACTGAATCAACATTAGAGGCGTTCGCGCTATAGACAATCGCCGAATACGGGTCATGAATCGGGAACATATTCAAAGAATCGGTCTCAATTAAAACAAGATCCGCCTTCTTCGAAACTTCTAGCGATCCAATTTCATGTTCCATCCTTAATACTTTAGCCCCCCCGATCGTTGCAAGCTTCACTATCTCTTCCGCCTTAAACAATGAACGGTCCTTATAATGCGTTTTTTGGGCATAGACAGCCGTTTTCATTTGGGTGAAAAGATCGAGTGTATTTCCACTACTTGGTCCGTCTGTTCCTAATCCAACAGCCAGTCCGCTCGCCACCATTTCTTTAACTGGCGCGATTCCTTTGCCCGCTTTCATATTTGAGCCGATGCAATGGGCCACACGCGTCTGTTTCTCACTCATAAGCTTCATATCTGATTCGTTTAAATGGATACAATGTGCCGCAATCAATCGATCACTTAAAACCCCGATAGAATCTAAGTATTCAATGGGCGTCATTTGATAGTTCGTTCTAAATTCCTCCATCTCGTAATCCATTTCCGCCACGTGCATTGTTACCAGGGTATCATATTTAACTGCCAACTCGTGGGCGGCCTGTAAGGCCCACGCTTCATTGGTGTTTGTCGCATGAGGGGCAATAATCGGAGTAACGAGTTCGTGTCCTTGCCACTCCTTTATAAAATTTTCACCGTAGGCCAATCCGCCATAAGGAGCCGTAGTATCACATGTTGCGAAGTTAATAACCGTCTCCCCTAATACGCCGCGCATTCCTAATGCTTCACACGCTTTAGCGACTTCCTCTTCAAAATAATACATATCTAAAAAAGTCGTGACCCCACTTTGTTGCATCTCTAAAATTCCATACTGGGCTGCATGATAAACTAACGAAGCCGTCATGCACTCATTTTCAAGAGGAAAAAGATAGCGACGTAATCGATCCGGACAATCATCGCCTAATGAACGAAACGGAATCATCGAAACATGGGCATGGGTATTAATCATCCCCGGCATTAAAATGCCTCCTCGCGCATCGATCACTTCATCTGCTCTCTCTAGTAACGTCGCATTCGCTTCCCCTACGTAGGCAATCCGTGTCTCCTCAATGAGCACCATCCCATTTCGATAAGTAGTTAACTGTTCATCCATCGTTAAAATCCAAGCATTTTTTATTAATGTTCGCATTCAAACACCCTCCTTAAAGAAAAATATCCAATACATCTGCATTGGATATTTTTTTATTTTATTTCATTAACGGTTAATTAAACGATTCCATTGATCAATCCAGTTATTTAATAACGGGTTAACAAATGAGTAATCAATCGTACGTGCATTTTGTGCGACTTCACCATACGTTTTATTTTGAGCCACTTCTGCTGATAACTCTACATTTTTATTGGTTGGCGCCTCATTTAACGTCACCGCTGTTTTTTCTTGTAACTCTTGACTTAAACGCCAGTTCACATATTCATAAGCTAATTCTTTATTTTGAGAGTTTTTATTAATATCGATAGTATTAAAGTTAGCGTATGTTCCTGACGCTGGAACAACAAATTCAACCGTTGGCTGTGCTTGTTCAATCGTTGGGATAGCAAAATCTCCAACAACCGCAACAGCGATTTCTCCAGATGCAAACATATTCGCTAAGTCACTTGATTTCGCATACGTTTTAACGATGTTTGGTTTTAAGGCTTCTAATGCTTTAAATGCGGCTTTTCCTTCATCTGATTCAATGTTTCCTTTTGCGTAATCATTTGCAACATAAACCATGGCTGGTCCAAATGTCGTTGTAATATCAGGAATTGAAATTTTTCCTTTTAATTTTTCATTCCATAAATCTGACCAATCATTAATTTCAAATCCAACTGCTTCTTTATCATAAATAATTCCGATACTATTAATCACATACGCAGCTCCAGCTCCTGATTCCGCTAATTGTTTAGCTGGATCAATTAAAAACTCAGCATTCGGAATTTTTGAGTAATCGATTTTTTCAAATAATCCTGCGTCATATCCATTCGCAGCTGCCGACTGTGATAATTCCATAATATCTACCGCCGCGTTTGGATTATTTGCTAATTTGGTATAACGCTCGTTTGTTCCTCCCACTTCTAACACAAGTTCGCAATCAAACTTTTCTTCAAAAGGAACCTTAACTTCTTTCTCCCATACTTCTTGACTTAATCCCCATGTTGAAACAACTAATTGCTTTTTAGAAGACTCGTCTTCTGACTTTCCTGAACATCCTGTCATCACTGTTGTTAAAAGTAATGCTCCAACTAATAATTTCCATTGTTTTTTCATTGGTCTAAACTCCTTTTGCGCATTAAACTAAGACGATTTTGTTTGATGGTAAGTGTAAAATAACTTCATCATTCACTTCATAACCTTTTGGTCCTGCATGATTTACGATGATTTTTCCAACTGCTGTTTGAACTTCATATTGATAACTTTTTCCTAAAAACGTGCGAACTTCAACCGTCCCTTTCACACAGTTTTCTCCCACTGTTTCAACAACTTCGATATCATCCGGACGAATCGTTCCAAGTGTCATGTCTCCTTCTTTTACTTGATCCACTTTAAACATCGTCTCCTGACTTAAAAAGAGCTGATCTTGGTGATGTTTCATCGGAATAAAGTTTTCAAATCCGATAAAGCGCGCGACAAATTCGGTCTTTGGTCGTGCATAAATATTTTCTGGTGTATCGTATTGTTCAATAACCCCTTTATTCATGATAGCTACTCGATCCGAAATCGCAAAACACTCCTCTTGATCATGCGTTACAAACACAGTCGTAATTCCTAACGACTTTTGAATACGTTTAATCTCAACGCGCATCTGAAGACGAAGCTTCGCATCTAAATTACTTAATGGTTCATCTAATAATAATAATTTAGGTTCAATAACTAAAGCGCGGGCTAAAGCGACACGCTGTCTTTGCCCCCCTGAAAGTTGTTTTGGTAAACGATCTTTATACTCTAACAATCCACAGACTTCTAACATCTGATTAACTTTCTTCTCGATGTCTTGCTTATTCATCTTACGAAGCTTTAATCCAAAAGCAACATTATCTTTAACTGTTAAATGAGGGAATAATGCATAGCTTTGGAATACAAGACCAAAATTACGTTTATGAACAGGAGTTTTTGTAACATTATCGTCATCTACTAAAAACTCTCCATCCGCTATATCAATAAAACCGGCGATCACTCGTAACGTTGTTGTCTTCCCACACCCACTTGGACCGAGTAAAGACACCAATTCGCCTTCTTTCATTTCTAAGTTTAATCCTTTTAAAATATCATTTTTTCCGTCATATGTCACACGAATATCATTTAATTCTACGAATGCCATGGTCTTCCTCCTATTTCGCTAATGAGTTAATTCCTAATGTCTTTTCAACGATAAACATAATTACAATCGTGGCTACCATTAATAAAACAGATACGGCAGAAACCGTTGGATCATAATAATATTCAATGTAGTTCATTAAAGCCGTTGGCAAGGTTGAAATACCAGGACCTGTTAAGAACATCGAAACCGGAATATTATTAAATGAATTAATGAAAGCAAGTAAGAAGCTTGAAATGATCCCACTTGAAATATTCGGTAGAACGATTTTGAAAAATGTAGTGAACTTGTTACATCCTAAACTCCAAGCGACCTCTTCAATTGAGAAATCAAATTGTTCGAGTGAAGCCCCTACAATTCGGATAATATAAGGTAAGACAACTAAGAAATGTCCAAATAATAATCCTTGAAAAACGGGAAGCTGAAGTTTAATCACTAAAAATTGAAATAAGGAATACCCAATTACAATTCCTGGAACAATCGTCGGTGATAGAAAAAAGCTCTTTAATAACTTCTTCCCTCTTAGCGAATAACGCGACATCGCATAGGCTGCAGGAATTCCAATGATGAGCGCAATAAGTGTCGATATAAATGCAAGTTTAAAACTTAAAGCAAACGCATCAATAAATGTTTTTGAACTTAAGGCTTTAATAAACCAATTAAACGTAAAGCCTTTAATGGGGAACGAAATCGTATTCTCTGTTCCAAAGGCTGTGACCGTAATAATCAATAACGGAAAGAATAAAAAGATAAAAACCGCAAGGGAAATAAAGGTTAAAAATTTGTTTTTACGCATCTAACTCACCTCTCTTATCTACTTTTGCGGCAATCACATTTAATCCTTTCATCACGATTAGCGTGGTGATAATCATAATCGCTGCAATGACACTCGCACCTGTCCAATCATTTAAAGACATCGCGCGTTGATAAATGAGGGTTGGTAAAACAAGGGTTTTATTTCCTCCTAAAAGTTGTGGCGTCGTATACGCTGTTAGCGATCCAGTGAACACCAACACAGCACCTGTAATCATTCCGGGAACACTCATCGGTAAAACGACTTTCATAAAAGCAATGAACCGATTGGCGCCAAGACTTTCCGCTGCTTCCATCATGTCATTATCGATGTTATCCATGACACCGACTAACGTCATAATCATAATGGGTAAGAATAAATAAACGGTTCCGATAATCACAGCAAACTCTGTGTATAACAAACTCATCGGTTCATCAATCCACCCAAGGTTCATGAGGCATTGATTAATCACACCATTTTTTCCTAAAATATTAATCCATGCAAAACTTCGCACAACCGAGTTCGTTAATAATGGAAAAATAGAAATTGCGATTAATAATCCTTTCCACTTTGATGAACAACGTGAAATAAAATATGCGGTCGGTAGCCCAAGTAGCGTACAAACCAAGGTAGTAATCAAGGAGATTTTCAGCGTTCGATAAAATATTTCTAAATAGTAATCGTCTTTAAAAAAGTTGACATACTGATTTAAAGAAAATTCATGGCTAAACACTGTTGGCCATAATGTTGCGCATAGGGGCAACATTAAAAATAATAAAAGCAAAACAAATCCTGGAACTAATAAAACATAAGCTGAATTTTTCTTCATGTTGTTACCTCCTTGCGATAGAACACCGTCCCCATGTTCTATCTCTTCTCATAGTCCGATTTTTTACGGAAATCGGGTAGAAACATACGCACCTTATTTGCGTTATATATGAAAATAACCTTGATAACCGCCATAATTATACCAAATATCCACAATAAAAGATATTTTTTTGTCATTTTTGGTATAAAGAAAGGGTTTTTTATCTAAAAAATAAAAATAATGTCTTATTTACAGAACTTCCTTCCCATGAAAAACCGCTTATTACTAAATGGAACAAGGATAAGCGCTATTCACTTAATCACGGCAATTAAGATGGCCTTTCATTTTAAGACATCCTCTCCCCCAAAAATATTCACACAAAAAAAAGTCTCTCATCCTTTCGTGAGAGACTTTTTAAACGTTGCTTTTCTTATAGTAATTCAATGTGATCCATATCTAATTTATATTTCACGTCTTTTCGTTCAACGATGACGTTGATTTTTTGTCTTAAGGTTTCATCTTCCATTAACTTCGTAATAAGTTCCCTTGTCGGATTAATGGCAAATGGTGTTCCTACTGCGCGAAACATCGTTAAATCCCCAGTGGTATCCCCATAAGCAAAACTTTGACTTAAATCAATATCATACTTCGCTTGAAGTTCATCGATTGCTTTTTGTTTACTTACCGCATCCCACATCGGAATCACATGGCCGTTATAACGTCCCGCTTCATCCGTTTCATAAATCGTTCCGCGATAATCATCCATTTTATATTTATTTGCCATTTTACTCACTAACTCATAAGGTGATCCAGAAATCGCGATCACAATATGTCCCTGCTCTTTATGCCATTTCATTCGTTCGCGTGAGAACGTATAAATTCGATCCCCTTTTTGATTAATCACCTTTTGAGCCACATGCTCAATATGTTCCTTACTCACCCCTAGAATCGCTTGTTTATAGGCGTCCACCATTTTAAGTAAGTACTCATCATAATCCCCTTCACGGCGATCCCATTTTAAATAAACAGGCTTCACCTCATGATGCCAAACTTCCTCTTCAATCAATTCATATTTAATAATTTTTTTAAAAACCTCGGTAATTAAACCTTCACGATAAATCGTTCCGTCAATATCAAAAAATGCAGCAATTCGAGACATGTGCAACACCTCCTACTAATTTTTAAAACCATTGAATCTTACCTGACTATTATACAATTATTTACATCTAGAAACAAATTCATACGCTCATCCATTAAATCCCTTGTTTGTTCCTAAACAAATGTAACTTCTATAGTTTATTAAAAATCATCGACTCTCATGCTAAAAATACACGACTCTTTGCCAAATCTTAATAAAAAAAGCTTAAACAATCGTTTAAGCCTCTTTATCTGATGAATTTGAAACAACTAGTGGGGGTTCCTTTGTCCCCGCTGATAAGAGTCGTTCGATTAAAGAGTTCACAACCCCTCCACCGCGACTCACTACAAGCCCTGTCACAAATTCACCAATATACGGACATGCCATATCCATTCCAACCGCTTCGAATAAGTCAAATGGAACACACATACAAACCGCCACACTTAAAACAATGGCTCCAATTTTTTTATAACTAACCTTACCGTTTTTCTTAACAATCGTATTAAATGTTTCAACCGCCGATTCTACAACAACAGAAATAATAATTAAAGGTACTAAGTTCATCCCTAACTCCCCCTCTATCGATCAAGGCCCCCATGATATCGGATTAAATTCCTTCACCTCTTTACATCTATATGTCCAAAAATGTCCTTTTATGTTAGATGGGTGGATGGAATATAAATTTTAACGCGCTCAATGCGTCGATCTTTTACCTCATCGATTTTGAATACGAAGTTCTCATACGTCACGGTACACGTCTCACCTTCATTAGGAATATAGTTCATTTGTTGTAGTAAAAAACCTCCAAGTGTTTCATAGTCTTCTCCCTCTTGTGACAAGTTTAAGTGCAACTTCTCATTTAAGTCCTTAATACTTATCAACCCGTCCACAAGATAAACACCTTGCCCGATTTCTTCAATCACCGCATGATCGTCATCGTACTCATCCTCAATCTCTCCCATGACTTCCTCGATTAAATCCTCGATGGTTACAATGCCTGAAAAGACACCATATTCGTCAATTAAAAAGGCGAGATGCGTTCTCGATTTTTGAAGTTCTTTAAATAGCTGATCAATATTTTTACATTCGGGCACAAAATAAGCAGAATGAAGCAGCGGT
This window encodes:
- a CDS encoding ABC transporter ATP-binding protein; this translates as MAFVELNDIRVTYDGKNDILKGLNLEMKEGELVSLLGPSGCGKTTTLRVIAGFIDIADGEFLVDDDNVTKTPVHKRNFGLVFQSYALFPHLTVKDNVAFGLKLRKMNKQDIEKKVNQMLEVCGLLEYKDRLPKQLSGGQRQRVALARALVIEPKLLLLDEPLSNLDAKLRLQMRVEIKRIQKSLGITTVFVTHDQEECFAISDRVAIMNKGVIEQYDTPENIYARPKTEFVARFIGFENFIPMKHHQDQLFLSQETMFKVDQVKEGDMTLGTIRPDDIEVVETVGENCVKGTVEVRTFLGKSYQYEVQTAVGKIIVNHAGPKGYEVNDEVILHLPSNKIVLV
- a CDS encoding amidohydrolase, translated to MRTLIKNAWILTMDEQLTTYRNGMVLIEETRIAYVGEANATLLERADEVIDARGGILMPGMINTHAHVSMIPFRSLGDDCPDRLRRYLFPLENECMTASLVYHAAQYGILEMQQSGVTTFLDMYYFEEEVAKACEALGMRGVLGETVINFATCDTTAPYGGLAYGENFIKEWQGHELVTPIIAPHATNTNEAWALQAAHELAVKYDTLVTMHVAEMDYEMEEFRTNYQMTPIEYLDSIGVLSDRLIAAHCIHLNESDMKLMSEKQTRVAHCIGSNMKAGKGIAPVKEMVASGLAVGLGTDGPSSGNTLDLFTQMKTAVYAQKTHYKDRSLFKAEEIVKLATIGGAKVLRMEHEIGSLEVSKKADLVLIETDSLNMFPIHDPYSAIVYSANASNVDSVWINGRQVLKNKQSIFNQKHVKESLAKEMQTFRQRAIERAQAL
- the cls gene encoding cardiolipin synthase; this translates as MKKVLRILLGPIGFTGLLIALQALTLIVVIAWFQQYFVYFYAFCIILSSIVVMTIVNNRLNPAYKIAWIIPIMALPIFGGLFYLLFGSEHLRKQFLSEMQPILKKMNWHLQQDEQVFKTLEQTDLRAANQSAYMSNYAMCPVYQQTTSEYLSIGEEKFERLIKELKEAKHYIFLEYFIIEEGVMWNTILDILKEKAAAGVDVRVIYDGFGCLFTLPTDYPQQLEKMGIKCCIFNPFVPLLTIRMNNRDHRKICVIDGHTAFTGGINLADEYINAIDKHGHWKDNAIVIKGDAVWSFTIMFLTMWGYIRKVNEDFENFKPHLYHPAPFQTDGFVQPYTDSPLDRETVGANVYLNLINNAKSYVYIATPYLILDHEMTMALSQAAKRNVDVKIITPHHGDKWYVHSVTRANYSELIDNGVKIYEYEPGFIHAKNFIVDDEYAVIGTINLDYRSLYLHYECATWLYKTTSVLDIRDDYLKTLAVSIPVSARGLEKMPWYIKIIYAFLRIFAPLM
- a CDS encoding flavodoxin domain-containing protein, giving the protein MTSTLVIYTTKYGTTETYAKQIATVLKADLKEIANVEAHDLIFYDTVIFGAPLYLGKPYHYEKVLDVIRLYPPHLFLTFLVGASHPTEEELKLIKHLLPVQDDHLFYFPGRLDYQTLTLKDKFLMQGLKLWIKGHAKKTADEEGILESFKHPVDLSQESYTQPLINFVNENALN
- a CDS encoding ABC transporter permease, with protein sequence MRKNKFLTFISLAVFIFLFFPLLIITVTAFGTENTISFPIKGFTFNWFIKALSSKTFIDAFALSFKLAFISTLIALIIGIPAAYAMSRYSLRGKKLLKSFFLSPTIVPGIVIGYSLFQFLVIKLQLPVFQGLLFGHFLVVLPYIIRIVGASLEQFDFSIEEVAWSLGCNKFTTFFKIVLPNISSGIISSFLLAFINSFNNIPVSMFLTGPGISTLPTALMNYIEYYYDPTVSAVSVLLMVATIVIMFIVEKTLGINSLAK
- a CDS encoding ABC transporter substrate-binding protein, encoding MKKQWKLLVGALLLTTVMTGCSGKSEDESSKKQLVVSTWGLSQEVWEKEVKVPFEEKFDCELVLEVGGTNERYTKLANNPNAAVDIMELSQSAAANGYDAGLFEKIDYSKIPNAEFLIDPAKQLAESGAGAAYVINSIGIIYDKEAVGFEINDWSDLWNEKLKGKISIPDITTTFGPAMVYVANDYAKGNIESDEGKAAFKALEALKPNIVKTYAKSSDLANMFASGEIAVAVVGDFAIPTIEQAQPTVEFVVPASGTYANFNTIDINKNSQNKELAYEYVNWRLSQELQEKTAVTLNEAPTNKNVELSAEVAQNKTYGEVAQNARTIDYSFVNPLLNNWIDQWNRLINR
- a CDS encoding YoaK family protein, with amino-acid sequence MSEDQVIVWESREVGVLLALVGGFLESYTYLLHGGVFANAQTGNMVLLTLSLAHQEWGQVFYYLVPILSFFIGAAVTEVLKLQKRWHEAVIGVEIVLLFFIGFYPLTAPSLMVNLVISFICSMQVSTFRKIQGAAYATTFCTGNLRSAAQSWMDYYLFKNETEKAKGHNYLLIISSFCFGAFMGAILIPFLKTWTVWICCLMLIRVFFKIRKR
- a CDS encoding DNA-deoxyinosine glycosylase; this encodes MALVKHTLSPIYDRHSKVLILGTMPSPKSREVGFYYGHPQNRFWKVLAALFEEDPLTTTEQKIDFLHRHHLALWDVLAECEIEGAEDASIKRPVPNDLTKLLDKTEIKTIFTTGKKATDLYQKYCYGQTHIEAIGLPSTSPANRRINDEQLKKEYAQILKYL